The Nitrospiraceae bacterium genome includes a window with the following:
- the mutS gene encoding DNA mismatch repair protein MutS, which yields MGDSEATPLMRQYREIKQAYRDAILFFRVGDFYEMFHEDAVEASKLLSIALTSRDKTSDNPVPLCGVPYHAATAYIAKLLKAGRTVALCDQVEDPKLAKGLVRREVVRLYTPGTLVDSEFLPPTETNVLAAVAVRHRAGTGGRHTASYGLATLEVSTGEFWLSEFHGERATSALQDELTRLEPKELLYPEEQQDEARKWLAPLSHLRFCNRPAAWFDLEQGRLRLQEQLHVHSLDAFGCQGLTVAVQAGAAVLRYVRETQPTASLEHIRRLRVRHDGDGMQLDSVTIRNLELVRGSDRLDASNAAADSTLLGVLDRTVTAMGSRLLREWLLRPLLSCSAIDARLSAVENLKDHLESRVGLRSALRTVQDISRLSSRISLGVANPRDLVALKLSLASLPAVQTRLIPLTAPLIGELATAWDNAGDLYELLEQSIEAEAPVSIRDGGIFREGYHAGVDELRKASREGKGWIAGLEAKERERTGIDSLKVRYNQVFGYYIEVTKANLDKVPADFIRKQTLANAERFMTPELKELEERVTGAESKLVALEQELFEALRLRLAGHTVRLQEISQRLAILDILGALAETAALNRYVRPIVDEGVELEIVQGRHPVVERLNLSGGFIPNDTRLDAVSHRLHLITGPNMAGKSTYLRQVALIVLMAQVGSFVPAKSARIGLVDRIFTRVGASDNLAGGQSTFMVEMTETAHILHSATGRSLILLDEIGRGTSTYDGLSIAWAVAEFIEDPQRLGARTLFATHYHEMTQLESLRDGIANFRVAVQERDGDVLFLRKIVPGGADRSYGIHVAKLAGLPAAVISRAQAVLAQLETSGTSAHPQREPQQSLQFDATLPPPHPILEEVRQMDLFGMTPLDALNRLAELQRRLAND from the coding sequence ATGGGTGACTCCGAAGCAACGCCGCTGATGCGGCAGTACCGCGAGATCAAGCAAGCATATCGCGACGCGATCCTGTTTTTTCGAGTCGGCGACTTCTATGAAATGTTCCATGAAGATGCCGTCGAAGCATCCAAACTACTCTCCATTGCCCTGACATCCCGCGACAAGACGAGCGACAATCCCGTTCCCCTCTGCGGCGTGCCCTATCATGCCGCCACCGCCTATATCGCCAAGTTATTGAAGGCCGGACGGACGGTGGCCCTGTGCGATCAAGTTGAGGACCCCAAACTGGCCAAGGGCTTGGTGCGGCGGGAAGTGGTCCGCCTCTATACACCGGGCACATTGGTGGACAGCGAGTTCCTGCCCCCGACTGAAACGAATGTGTTGGCGGCCGTCGCCGTCCGTCATCGAGCCGGAACCGGCGGACGACACACCGCTTCGTATGGACTCGCGACCCTTGAAGTGTCGACCGGCGAATTTTGGCTCAGCGAGTTTCATGGAGAACGGGCAACCTCGGCCCTTCAAGACGAACTTACGCGCCTCGAACCGAAAGAACTGCTCTATCCGGAGGAACAACAGGATGAGGCACGGAAGTGGCTCGCGCCGCTTTCACACCTGCGCTTCTGTAACCGACCTGCCGCCTGGTTCGACCTCGAACAGGGGCGCCTCCGACTTCAGGAGCAGTTGCATGTTCATAGTCTCGACGCCTTCGGATGCCAAGGCCTGACGGTCGCCGTTCAAGCCGGAGCCGCCGTCCTGCGGTACGTGCGCGAAACCCAACCCACCGCGTCGTTGGAACACATTCGACGACTCCGAGTGCGGCATGACGGTGACGGCATGCAGTTGGACAGCGTCACCATCCGCAATCTGGAGTTGGTCCGTGGCTCGGATCGGCTGGACGCATCCAATGCAGCGGCGGATTCGACGCTGCTCGGAGTGCTCGACCGAACCGTCACCGCAATGGGCAGCCGCCTGCTGCGCGAGTGGTTGTTGCGTCCCCTACTGTCTTGTTCGGCAATCGACGCCCGTCTTTCCGCCGTCGAGAATTTGAAGGACCATCTGGAATCCCGCGTCGGACTTCGATCCGCATTGAGGACGGTACAGGATATCTCCCGTCTGAGCAGCCGGATCTCCCTGGGCGTCGCCAACCCGCGGGACCTTGTGGCGCTCAAGCTTTCCCTCGCATCCCTTCCGGCCGTGCAGACAAGGCTCATCCCCCTTACCGCTCCGTTGATCGGAGAGCTGGCGACCGCATGGGATAACGCCGGAGACCTGTACGAACTCTTGGAACAGTCCATTGAAGCGGAGGCGCCCGTCTCTATCCGTGACGGTGGGATTTTCCGGGAGGGCTATCACGCTGGAGTCGACGAACTTCGGAAGGCCAGTCGAGAAGGAAAGGGATGGATCGCCGGGCTGGAGGCAAAGGAGCGTGAGCGAACAGGGATCGACTCACTCAAGGTTCGCTACAACCAGGTGTTCGGCTACTACATTGAAGTGACAAAGGCGAATCTGGATAAAGTCCCCGCCGATTTCATTCGAAAGCAAACGCTGGCCAACGCGGAACGCTTCATGACCCCGGAACTGAAGGAATTGGAGGAGCGTGTAACGGGGGCAGAGTCGAAGCTGGTAGCGCTTGAGCAGGAGCTATTTGAGGCGCTGCGCCTCCGGCTCGCCGGACACACGGTGCGGCTCCAGGAAATCAGCCAGCGATTGGCAATTTTGGATATCCTCGGGGCGCTGGCGGAGACAGCAGCATTGAATCGGTATGTGCGGCCGATCGTCGATGAGGGTGTGGAGTTGGAGATCGTTCAAGGGCGACATCCCGTGGTTGAACGGCTGAACCTCTCGGGCGGATTCATTCCGAACGACACTCGTCTGGATGCGGTGTCTCATCGGCTGCATCTCATTACCGGCCCAAACATGGCGGGGAAGAGTACCTATCTTCGGCAAGTGGCCCTCATCGTCCTGATGGCCCAGGTGGGAAGCTTTGTCCCGGCCAAATCCGCCCGCATCGGACTTGTGGACCGCATCTTCACCAGAGTCGGGGCATCAGACAATCTGGCGGGGGGACAGAGCACCTTCATGGTCGAGATGACCGAGACCGCCCATATCCTACATAGCGCCACCGGTCGCAGCCTCATCCTGCTCGACGAAATCGGCCGCGGAACCAGTACCTATGACGGACTCAGCATCGCCTGGGCAGTCGCCGAGTTCATCGAAGATCCCCAGCGCCTCGGAGCCAGAACGCTCTTCGCGACCCATTACCACGAAATGACGCAATTGGAATCGCTTCGAGACGGAATCGCGAATTTTCGGGTTGCGGTTCAGGAACGGGACGGCGATGTCCTCTTTTTGCGAAAGATCGTGCCCGGCGGTGCAGACCGGAGTTACGGCATCCATGTTGCCAAGTTGGCGGGCCTGCCAGCCGCTGTGATCAGCCGCGCACAGGCGGTCTTGGCGCAATTGGAAACCTCAGGTACCTCCGCCCACCCTCAAAGGGAACCCCAGCAGTCTCTACAGTTCGACGCCACATTGCCTCCACCCCACCCAATTCTTGAGGAGGTCCGCCAAATGGATCTCTTTGGAATGACGCCACTGGACGCGCTGAATCGCCTAGCCGAATTGCAGCGTCGCTTAGCAAACGACTGA
- a CDS encoding LapA family protein: MIRVILVGTLLLLSLAFFLQNQEQEVTLRYFFGLRSASTLIYKPILAAFAIGILVSGILLFPAWVRGRIELRRKTKALQEAEVDLERLRQSLERATRRTAPAPLGDPEGDHADG, translated from the coding sequence GTGATTCGGGTCATACTGGTCGGCACGTTACTCCTACTCTCCTTGGCCTTCTTTCTCCAGAATCAGGAGCAGGAAGTCACCCTCCGCTACTTCTTCGGCCTTCGATCCGCCTCCACGCTTATCTACAAGCCGATCCTCGCGGCGTTCGCCATCGGTATTCTCGTCTCGGGCATCTTGCTGTTTCCGGCCTGGGTCCGCGGCCGTATCGAACTCCGTCGAAAGACCAAAGCCCTGCAGGAAGCGGAGGTCGACCTGGAACGGCTGAGGCAATCGCTGGAAAGAGCCACACGCCGGACTGCCCCCGCCCCGCTGGGAGACCCGGAGGGAGACCACGCCGATGGGTGA
- the tsaE gene encoding tRNA (adenosine(37)-N6)-threonylcarbamoyltransferase complex ATPase subunit type 1 TsaE codes for MKPLTLLLKSLRDTRRLGLALGRTACGGDVLALFGNLGTGKTTLVRGLAEGLCAEPASVSSPTFTLIQEYPGRLRLIHTDLYRLTGSQLEDTGLTEYLDDRTVLAIEWAERWNAGLPADRLDIQLKHRTAATRRATLIPYGPSSTRWLSGVRAELRQRAATGARRPTRVQSRRSRRASR; via the coding sequence GTGAAACCCTTGACGCTTCTACTGAAATCCCTCCGTGATACCCGCCGACTGGGACTCGCGCTCGGCCGGACAGCTTGTGGCGGAGACGTGTTGGCGCTCTTCGGGAATCTCGGAACCGGAAAAACCACGCTGGTGCGAGGACTGGCCGAAGGACTTTGTGCGGAGCCGGCCTCGGTCAGCAGTCCCACCTTCACGTTAATCCAGGAATATCCTGGACGACTGCGTCTGATTCACACGGACCTCTATCGCTTGACCGGCTCACAACTCGAGGACACGGGTTTGACCGAATACCTCGACGACCGGACTGTGCTTGCAATCGAATGGGCTGAGCGCTGGAACGCCGGACTACCCGCGGATCGCCTCGACATCCAACTCAAGCATCGGACTGCCGCCACGCGCCGCGCGACGCTCATTCCCTATGGGCCTTCGAGCACCAGATGGCTGTCCGGCGTCCGCGCCGAACTGAGGCAACGCGCTGCTACTGGAGCGCGCCGGCCGACCCGTGTACAATCGCGCCGATCAAGGAGGGCTTCGCGGTGA
- a CDS encoding NAD(P)H-hydrate dehydratase, with protein sequence MRIVTAAQMQALDRRTIAEARVPGLTLMERAGKGIVTHLIDRYGSIARCPIAIVCGKGNNGGDGLVAARLLQKKGARVHVFLLASPTELSRDAKAMHRRLRGTISNSALTRVTDPSTLSGRLSTSALVIDAILGTGLSSPVTGLYQAAIEAINAADKPTIAVDLPSGLHADTGEILGSAVRADLTVTFGLPKLGLYLGSGIDCAGAVRVVDIGIPHDFVEALDSRVHLLTQAGTSAVLPTRRPTAHKGTFGHAGIIAGSVGKTGAAAMAALAALRIGAGLVTVAVPSSVNDILESKLLEAMTSPMPETKARTFARSGLDSLAAFTGARTAVAIGPGLTTHPETVELVQELVRRIDRPCVLDADALNALAGKPSLLTECTVPPILTPHPGEMARLEPEATTHSINADRLGVATRFARERGVYVVLKGAKTIIARPDGTAAICPTGNPGMATGGTGDALTGMLVGLLAQGLSPWDAACAATYLHGLAGDLAAEHHGQAGMIAGDLIAEIPHALVSCTGA encoded by the coding sequence ATGCGAATCGTCACGGCCGCTCAAATGCAAGCGCTCGACCGGCGCACGATCGCCGAAGCGCGGGTGCCCGGATTGACTCTGATGGAGCGTGCCGGCAAGGGGATCGTCACACACCTCATCGACCGCTATGGCTCCATCGCTCGCTGCCCAATCGCTATCGTCTGCGGAAAAGGTAACAACGGCGGTGACGGTCTGGTCGCGGCCCGGTTGCTGCAAAAAAAAGGCGCGCGCGTCCATGTGTTCCTGCTGGCCAGCCCAACCGAGTTGAGTCGTGACGCCAAAGCCATGCACCGGCGTCTGCGGGGAACCATCTCGAACTCCGCGCTCACTCGCGTTACAGATCCGTCGACTCTCTCCGGCCGCTTATCGACCTCCGCGCTCGTCATCGACGCGATATTGGGAACCGGGCTATCATCACCGGTCACCGGCCTCTACCAGGCAGCCATCGAGGCCATCAATGCCGCAGACAAGCCCACCATCGCCGTCGATTTGCCGTCCGGGCTCCATGCCGATACGGGCGAGATCCTGGGAAGCGCCGTCAGAGCTGACCTCACCGTCACCTTTGGCCTGCCCAAGTTAGGGCTCTACTTGGGATCAGGCATCGATTGCGCCGGGGCCGTTCGGGTCGTGGACATCGGCATTCCCCACGACTTTGTAGAGGCCCTGGACAGTCGTGTCCACCTGCTGACCCAAGCCGGTACGTCGGCCGTGCTGCCGACCCGCCGCCCGACTGCCCACAAGGGCACCTTCGGACATGCCGGCATCATCGCCGGTTCAGTCGGAAAAACCGGCGCCGCGGCGATGGCTGCGCTGGCGGCTCTGCGCATCGGCGCCGGTCTGGTCACCGTGGCCGTCCCCTCCAGCGTGAACGATATCCTGGAGTCGAAACTGTTGGAAGCCATGACGAGCCCCATGCCCGAGACGAAAGCCCGCACATTCGCCCGGTCCGGACTTGATAGCCTGGCGGCTTTCACCGGCGCCCGCACAGCCGTCGCGATCGGCCCCGGCTTGACAACCCATCCTGAAACCGTTGAACTTGTGCAGGAACTGGTAAGACGCATCGATCGCCCCTGCGTCCTGGATGCGGATGCCTTGAATGCCCTTGCGGGCAAGCCTTCGTTACTCACCGAATGTACAGTGCCTCCCATCCTCACCCCTCACCCGGGGGAAATGGCACGGTTGGAGCCTGAGGCCACCACCCACTCGATCAATGCCGATCGCCTCGGCGTTGCAACACGATTTGCCAGGGAGCGCGGGGTCTATGTCGTTTTGAAGGGCGCAAAGACGATCATCGCCAGACCAGACGGTACAGCAGCCATCTGCCCCACGGGAAACCCCGGAATGGCGACGGGCGGAACCGGTGACGCCCTGACCGGCATGCTGGTCGGCCTCCTGGCACAGGGACTGTCGCCCTGGGATGCCGCTTGTGCCGCCACATACCTGCATGGGTTGGCTGGAGATCTGGCAGCGGAACATCATGGACAGGCCGGTATGATCGCGGGCGACCTCATCGCGGAAATTCCCCACGCCCTTGTATCTTGCACGGGGGCATAA
- a CDS encoding pyridoxine 5'-phosphate synthase, with product MARLGVNIDHVATLRQARGGTDPDPLAAAILVELAGADGLVVHLREDRRHIQDRDLTLLREIVRTKLDLEIAADETMAKIALSIKADLVTLVPERRQELTTEGGLDVANHRDKIQGLVDMLRDGGIPTSLFIEPSLEQVKAAHKVGAAYVELHTGRYANARRSKEEDEEFEAITQAAKLAYKLGIGVNAGHGLNYKNVKRLAKLPEIVEFNIGHSIIARSVMVGLSRAVREMKALIA from the coding sequence ATGGCACGACTGGGTGTGAATATCGATCATGTGGCGACGCTTCGGCAAGCCAGGGGGGGCACTGACCCCGACCCCTTGGCCGCCGCCATTCTGGTCGAACTGGCCGGGGCCGACGGTCTCGTGGTGCATTTGCGCGAAGATCGCCGTCACATCCAAGATCGCGACCTGACTCTCCTACGCGAAATCGTCCGCACCAAGCTGGATCTCGAGATTGCCGCCGACGAGACGATGGCAAAGATCGCATTGAGCATCAAGGCCGACCTTGTCACTCTGGTGCCGGAACGCCGTCAGGAACTGACAACCGAAGGCGGGTTGGACGTCGCCAACCATCGAGACAAGATTCAAGGCCTCGTGGACATGCTCCGGGACGGTGGTATTCCGACCAGCTTGTTCATCGAGCCAAGCCTCGAACAGGTGAAGGCCGCCCACAAAGTCGGCGCCGCCTACGTGGAACTGCACACCGGCCGCTATGCCAATGCCAGACGATCAAAGGAAGAAGACGAGGAATTCGAAGCCATCACCCAAGCAGCCAAGTTAGCCTACAAATTAGGGATCGGCGTCAACGCCGGACATGGCCTCAACTACAAGAACGTCAAGCGATTAGCCAAACTTCCGGAAATCGTCGAATTCAATATCGGGCACAGCATCATCGCGCGTTCGGTCATGGTCGGCCTCAGCCGGGCCGTGCGCGAGATGAAAGCGCTCATCGCTTAG
- the alaC gene encoding alanine transaminase, whose amino-acid sequence MSIGEGFYRLKRLPPYVFAQVQALKLEARQRGEDIIDFGMGNPDQPTPGHIVDKLIEASKKAKNHRYSASRGITKLRHAIAGWYKRNYDVELDPETEAIVTIGSKEGIAHLALAMIGPGDVVLTPTPTYPIHMYSFIIAGGEVRGIELRQDSDFFDDLQRVYRQTLPRPRILVINFPHNPTTAVVDLEFFKKIVAFAKEHNVIVIHDLAYADIVFDGYKAPSFLQVPEAKDVGVEFYTLSKSYNMPGWRVGFCVGNREVVGALAKIKSYLDYGIFQPVQIASTVALNGPQDCVKDIVQRYQNRRNVLVNGLNRIGWPVALPRATMFVWARIPDPFRHMGSLEFSKLLLREAKVAVSPGIGFGEGGDEYVRFALVENEHRTRQALRGIRKALKLDGREA is encoded by the coding sequence ATGTCGATCGGCGAAGGATTTTACCGACTCAAGCGCCTTCCTCCCTACGTTTTTGCACAAGTACAAGCACTGAAGCTTGAGGCACGTCAGCGGGGCGAAGATATCATCGATTTCGGCATGGGGAACCCTGATCAACCCACGCCCGGACACATTGTCGACAAGCTGATCGAGGCGTCCAAGAAGGCGAAGAATCATCGCTATTCCGCCTCGCGCGGCATCACCAAGCTCCGGCACGCCATCGCCGGTTGGTACAAGCGAAACTACGATGTCGAGTTGGATCCGGAAACGGAAGCGATCGTCACCATCGGATCGAAGGAGGGCATTGCCCACCTGGCGTTGGCCATGATCGGGCCAGGCGACGTCGTGTTGACGCCGACGCCGACCTATCCGATTCACATGTACAGCTTTATCATCGCCGGCGGCGAAGTGCGCGGGATCGAGCTTCGCCAAGACAGCGATTTCTTCGACGATCTGCAACGCGTGTATCGGCAGACCTTGCCCCGGCCACGGATCCTCGTCATCAATTTTCCGCACAACCCGACGACGGCCGTCGTGGATCTGGAGTTCTTCAAGAAGATCGTCGCCTTTGCCAAGGAACACAACGTCATCGTTATCCACGACCTTGCCTATGCGGATATCGTTTTCGATGGGTACAAGGCGCCTAGCTTCTTGCAGGTGCCGGAGGCGAAAGATGTCGGCGTCGAGTTCTACACGCTATCCAAGAGCTACAACATGCCGGGATGGCGTGTCGGATTCTGCGTGGGCAATCGTGAAGTGGTGGGCGCGCTGGCGAAGATTAAGAGCTACCTCGACTACGGGATTTTCCAGCCTGTTCAGATCGCCAGCACCGTGGCCCTCAATGGTCCGCAGGATTGCGTGAAGGACATCGTGCAGCGCTATCAAAATCGGCGCAACGTGCTCGTGAACGGGCTCAACCGGATCGGTTGGCCGGTGGCGCTGCCGCGCGCGACGATGTTCGTCTGGGCTCGGATTCCGGACCCGTTCCGCCACATGGGCTCGCTCGAGTTTTCGAAGTTGTTGTTGAGGGAGGCCAAAGTCGCCGTGTCGCCCGGCATCGGATTCGGTGAGGGGGGCGATGAATATGTGCGCTTTGCGCTCGTGGAAAATGAACATCGAACGAGACAGGCGTTGCGCGGGATTCGCAAAGCCTTGAAATTGGACGGTCGCGAAGCATGA
- a CDS encoding homoserine dehydrogenase: MKSEIGVGLIGFGTVGTGVARILLDNAALIRRRVGIPINLVRIADLDITRDRGVKLAPGVLINDAQAVLADPKVDIVIELMGGYDAAKRVLLDAIGRGKQVVTANKALLAVHGEDIFSAASRHGVDVGFEASVGGGIPVIRALMEGLAANNIQSIYGIINGTSNYILSRMTSEGQRFEVVLEEAKRAGYAEADPTFDVAGTDSAHKLTIMVSLAYGTPVNFKDVYTEGITGLTPIDIAYAKEFGFTIKLLAIAKYVEGEIEARVHPTMVPSASQIAKVDGVYNAIQLVGDAVEDVVLYGRGAGSMPTGSAVVSDVMAIARNLMKNATGRVPPASYQQDQRRPLRMRPMEEITCLYYIRFMVLDRPGVLSQIAGVLGRYGISISSVLQQGRKEGQTVPVVIMTHMARERDVQSALREINGMPYISEPTTLIRVEGKDE; the protein is encoded by the coding sequence ATGAAAAGTGAGATCGGAGTCGGGCTGATCGGGTTCGGGACGGTGGGGACGGGAGTTGCACGTATCCTGCTGGACAATGCCGCGCTCATCCGGCGGCGGGTGGGCATTCCCATCAACCTCGTGCGGATTGCAGATCTGGATATCACGCGTGATCGCGGGGTGAAATTGGCCCCGGGGGTGCTCATCAACGACGCACAAGCTGTACTGGCCGATCCCAAGGTCGATATCGTGATCGAACTCATGGGCGGCTATGACGCCGCCAAGCGCGTGTTGCTCGATGCGATCGGCCGCGGGAAACAGGTGGTGACGGCGAACAAGGCATTGCTGGCGGTTCATGGTGAGGACATTTTTTCAGCTGCCTCGCGGCACGGAGTGGACGTCGGTTTTGAGGCCAGTGTCGGTGGCGGTATTCCGGTCATCCGGGCGCTGATGGAAGGTTTGGCGGCCAATAACATCCAATCCATCTATGGCATCATCAATGGGACGTCCAACTATATTCTCAGCCGCATGACGAGCGAAGGGCAGCGGTTCGAGGTCGTGCTGGAGGAGGCCAAGCGGGCCGGGTATGCCGAAGCGGACCCCACGTTTGATGTGGCCGGAACCGACAGCGCCCATAAGCTGACGATCATGGTGAGTCTGGCGTACGGCACGCCGGTGAATTTCAAGGATGTCTACACGGAAGGGATTACCGGTCTTACCCCGATCGATATCGCCTACGCGAAAGAGTTTGGGTTCACCATTAAGCTGCTGGCCATCGCGAAATACGTGGAGGGAGAAATCGAAGCGCGGGTGCACCCCACCATGGTGCCGTCGGCGTCGCAGATTGCAAAGGTGGACGGCGTCTACAATGCGATTCAACTGGTGGGTGATGCGGTTGAAGACGTGGTGCTCTATGGTCGTGGCGCCGGGTCGATGCCGACCGGCAGTGCCGTCGTGAGTGATGTGATGGCTATCGCGCGCAATCTGATGAAGAATGCGACGGGCCGAGTTCCGCCGGCCTCGTATCAACAGGATCAGCGGCGGCCCCTGCGCATGCGTCCGATGGAGGAAATCACCTGTCTGTATTACATTCGGTTCATGGTACTGGACCGTCCCGGCGTGTTGTCTCAAATTGCCGGCGTCCTGGGCCGGTATGGCATCAGCATCTCGTCGGTGCTTCAGCAGGGGCGTAAAGAGGGGCAGACGGTGCCGGTGGTTATCATGACGCACATGGCCCGAGAGCGGGATGTGCAAAGCGCGCTTCGCGAGATCAATGGGATGCCGTATATTTCGGAGCCCACCACCCTGATTCGGGTCGAGGGGAAGGACGAATGA
- a CDS encoding threonine synthase, translated as MNRWRGVIEEYRKFLPVTTQTPIVSLGEGNTPLIRAARLAKKIAPGVDLYLKYEGVNPTGSFKDRGMTMAISKALEGGARAVICASTGNTSASAAAYGARAGLAVYVLIPAGKIALGKLSQAMMHQATVIQVEGNFDQALTIVKELAASYPVELVNSLNPFRIEGQKTAAMEICDDLGDAPTVHVLPVGNAGNITAYWKGYREYRSANQITRLPQMMGFQAAGAAPIVLGHVVAEPQTIATAIRIGNPASWQSALTAVEESDGRIDMVTDEEILHAYALVAGEEGVFCEPASAASVAGVIKMSRAGQLKEGGTVVCTLTGHGLKDADTAISISRPPKTVKATRDDVARLLHV; from the coding sequence ATGAATCGTTGGCGCGGTGTCATCGAAGAGTACCGGAAGTTTCTTCCGGTCACAACCCAGACCCCGATAGTCAGTCTCGGCGAGGGAAATACCCCGTTGATTCGTGCCGCTCGCCTCGCGAAGAAGATTGCGCCGGGCGTGGATCTCTATTTGAAGTACGAGGGGGTCAATCCGACGGGGTCGTTCAAGGATCGTGGGATGACGATGGCCATCTCCAAGGCGCTGGAGGGTGGCGCTCGCGCGGTCATTTGCGCATCGACCGGCAACACCTCCGCCTCTGCCGCGGCCTACGGAGCCCGCGCCGGCTTGGCTGTGTATGTGCTCATTCCTGCGGGAAAGATCGCCTTGGGGAAGCTGTCCCAGGCAATGATGCATCAGGCCACGGTCATTCAGGTCGAGGGCAATTTCGATCAGGCCCTGACGATCGTCAAGGAACTCGCTGCGTCGTATCCGGTCGAACTGGTGAACTCCTTGAATCCCTTCCGGATCGAGGGACAAAAGACGGCGGCGATGGAAATTTGCGACGATCTCGGGGATGCCCCGACGGTCCATGTACTTCCCGTGGGCAATGCGGGTAATATCACCGCCTATTGGAAGGGATATCGGGAGTATCGGTCGGCCAACCAAATCACTCGGCTCCCGCAAATGATGGGATTCCAGGCCGCCGGAGCCGCGCCGATCGTGCTGGGCCATGTCGTGGCAGAACCGCAGACGATCGCCACCGCCATCAGGATCGGCAATCCGGCCAGCTGGCAATCGGCTCTTACGGCCGTGGAGGAATCCGACGGGCGTATCGACATGGTGACCGACGAAGAAATTCTTCATGCCTATGCGCTGGTCGCGGGCGAAGAAGGGGTTTTTTGCGAACCGGCCTCTGCGGCCTCCGTTGCCGGTGTCATCAAGATGAGCCGAGCCGGGCAGTTGAAAGAAGGCGGCACGGTGGTCTGTACTTTGACCGGCCATGGCTTGAAAGATGCCGATACGGCGATCAGTATTTCGCGTCCGCCCAAAACCGTTAAAGCCACTCGTGATGATGTGGCCCGCCTGCTTCATGTCTGA
- the apgM gene encoding 2,3-bisphosphoglycerate-independent phosphoglycerate mutase, which produces MKYLILHADGMADFPCPELGGKTPLQAAVTPHLDRMALGGEVGLLALPPDAGHAGSDVTAVAMLGYDPRKFYPGPGPLEAASLGVTVGEHDVVFRCTMVTVRGESVGGKKGGYGDVRKLTPQTILEDATAGLIDSEQARELIDAINEQLGSESIQFYPGSGHRHLMVWVGGKARAACTDPQRLVGKAIGDGLPSGDGADTLRKIMDASLLILRDHPVNDERQAEGAKPANCVWLWGQGRAPSWPPLPERHQLSGAVVSSSDVHRGVGLCAGLDAVEVPLEHDHESGEFGTRAQLALKELAKKDFVYCHIGFSDDVLHATDPKDKVRAIEEFDAKVVGPFLSALASFPAHRFLMVCDPGLAREGQAMPPILYALNDSAAPAKSGGARRFNEQDLTAGDAVPRDASKLLARLIARGV; this is translated from the coding sequence ATGAAATACTTGATCCTCCACGCCGATGGCATGGCTGATTTTCCATGTCCGGAACTGGGCGGGAAGACACCGCTTCAGGCCGCTGTGACGCCTCACCTAGACCGTATGGCGCTGGGAGGAGAAGTGGGGCTGCTTGCGTTGCCGCCCGATGCAGGGCATGCCGGCAGTGATGTCACGGCCGTGGCGATGTTGGGGTATGATCCGCGCAAATTTTACCCGGGCCCCGGACCGCTCGAAGCCGCCAGCCTCGGCGTGACGGTTGGCGAGCACGACGTGGTGTTTCGCTGCACGATGGTCACGGTGCGCGGGGAATCCGTCGGTGGAAAGAAGGGTGGGTACGGGGATGTCAGGAAACTGACTCCGCAGACTATTCTCGAGGATGCGACGGCCGGCTTGATCGACAGTGAGCAGGCGCGTGAGTTGATCGATGCGATCAATGAGCAGCTCGGGTCCGAATCGATTCAGTTTTATCCGGGGTCTGGTCACCGGCATCTGATGGTGTGGGTCGGAGGAAAAGCGCGTGCCGCTTGTACTGATCCGCAGCGGCTGGTGGGGAAAGCCATCGGTGACGGGCTTCCGTCCGGTGACGGAGCGGACACGCTGCGTAAGATCATGGACGCGTCGCTGCTGATTCTGCGCGACCATCCGGTCAACGATGAGCGCCAGGCTGAAGGCGCCAAGCCGGCCAATTGTGTGTGGCTCTGGGGCCAGGGGCGGGCTCCGTCCTGGCCTCCGCTGCCGGAACGGCATCAATTGAGCGGCGCGGTCGTCTCGTCGAGCGATGTCCATCGCGGCGTGGGGTTGTGCGCCGGGCTGGATGCCGTCGAGGTGCCGCTCGAGCACGACCATGAGTCCGGAGAATTCGGGACTCGGGCCCAACTCGCGCTGAAAGAATTGGCCAAGAAGGATTTCGTGTATTGCCACATCGGATTTTCGGATGACGTGCTTCATGCGACGGACCCTAAGGACAAGGTGCGGGCGATCGAAGAATTCGACGCCAAGGTCGTGGGACCGTTCCTGTCCGCGCTCGCATCCTTTCCCGCGCATCGTTTCTTGATGGTCTGCGATCCAGGCTTGGCCCGCGAGGGGCAGGCGATGCCACCGATTCTCTATGCGTTGAACGACAGTGCCGCGCCTGCCAAATCGGGCGGAGCGCGTCGTTTCAACGAACAGGACCTCACGGCCGGCGATGCCGTTCCGCGCGATGCGTCGAAACTGCTTGCCCGGCTGATTGCCCGCGGAGTGTAA